One part of the Paraglaciecola sp. L3A3 genome encodes these proteins:
- a CDS encoding MAPEG family protein: protein MHTPITAFYAGLLGILFLYLSILVIRGRRATKISLGDGGDKHFQQLIRAHGNFSEYTPVILILLFVAEINGSNGVLLHCSGAALLFGRFIHAFGLRRHTGVSWQRVAGMLATFSALLCLAVLNILILY, encoded by the coding sequence ATGCACACACCTATTACTGCATTTTATGCTGGGCTACTTGGAATTCTGTTTTTGTATTTATCGATTCTGGTCATTCGTGGAAGAAGAGCAACCAAAATCTCCTTAGGTGATGGCGGGGATAAACATTTTCAGCAACTTATTCGTGCCCACGGAAACTTTAGTGAATATACGCCTGTCATTTTGATCCTATTATTTGTGGCTGAAATAAATGGTAGTAATGGCGTGTTATTGCATTGTTCAGGGGCTGCTTTGTTATTTGGTCGTTTTATTCATGCTTTTGGTTTACGTCGTCATACAGGGGTTAGTTGGCAACGTGTAGCGGGTATGTTGGCTACATTTTCTGCTTTGCTCTGTCTTGCGGTATTAAATATTTTAATTTTGTACTAA
- the gshB gene encoding glutathione synthase, which translates to MSIKLGIVMDPIQSINIKKDTSFAMLLDAQSRGYELYYMEMADLYLQNGKPMARMSSLSVQQDVNDWFSLENEQHLSLASLDVILMRKDPPVDNEFIYATHMFELAEQAGTLVVNKAQSLRDFNEKLFTSWFPDLVADTLVTRDSALIREFHQKHQDIICKPLDGMGGTSIFRVKEDGNNLGVIIETLTELGSRYAMFQRFLPEIKDGDKRILIIDGQVVPYCLARLPTKGENRGNLAAGGTGRPQPLTESDFKIAETIAPLLVEKGLIFVGLDVIGDRVTEINVTSPTCVREIEAAYDVNITGMLFDAIEKRLAQIKGV; encoded by the coding sequence TTGAGCATTAAACTCGGCATTGTGATGGATCCCATCCAGTCTATAAATATTAAGAAAGATACTAGTTTTGCCATGCTGTTGGACGCACAGTCTCGTGGTTACGAATTGTATTATATGGAGATGGCTGATCTTTATCTGCAAAATGGTAAGCCAATGGCCCGTATGTCGAGTTTATCGGTACAGCAAGATGTCAATGATTGGTTCTCCTTAGAAAATGAACAACACCTTAGCTTGGCCAGCTTAGATGTAATTTTGATGCGTAAAGATCCTCCTGTAGATAATGAATTTATTTATGCTACTCATATGTTTGAATTGGCAGAGCAAGCAGGGACTTTGGTGGTCAATAAAGCGCAAAGCTTGCGAGACTTTAACGAAAAACTATTTACTTCATGGTTCCCTGATTTAGTAGCTGATACTTTAGTGACACGTGATTCTGCTCTTATCCGAGAGTTTCATCAAAAACACCAAGATATTATTTGTAAACCACTAGATGGTATGGGTGGTACTTCAATATTTAGGGTAAAAGAGGATGGCAATAATTTAGGGGTAATAATTGAGACTTTGACTGAGTTAGGTTCTCGTTATGCAATGTTCCAACGTTTTTTACCTGAGATAAAAGACGGTGACAAACGTATTCTGATTATTGATGGTCAAGTGGTGCCTTATTGTTTAGCTCGATTACCCACTAAAGGTGAAAACCGTGGAAATTTAGCCGCTGGTGGTACGGGACGTCCACAACCCTTGACGGAATCTGACTTTAAAATAGCCGAAACGATTGCCCCATTATTAGTTGAAAAAGGTCTAATATTTGTTGGCCTAGATGTGATAGGTGATCGTGTAACAGAAATAAATGTAACTAGCCCTACCTGTGTACGAGAAATTGAAGCAGCTTATGATGTGAATATTACAGGTATGTTGTTTGACGCTATTGAAAAACGTTTAGCACAAATAAAAGGAGTCTAA
- a CDS encoding bifunctional diguanylate cyclase/phosphodiesterase: MDTKGPIESDSSLRRRLIFGSVGLAVAVSAIFISVAYKLAVDLGESVELENTNKLATQLIQQMSIIYSQPNEDLTASEKLKTNHIFKTLDPELVGIDIWFGERKVNVRNNLQWPYPIDISMAIDNEIESSGFIEKHEERFVWIYKSDPDSGFAVLLLRRISTLNKALEYVANRLSITAFLTFWLAVWAALVISALITNRFEKNNQKLAYMANHDDLTKLPNRYYLASVLRAFLNKVKTSTDTVEQRKGTLLLIDLDKFKEVNDTMGHAAGDELLISIADRLSEIAGTKGKVVRYGGDEFVIWYEGIDSVAAEILAQEIVSACRQPLLVNNNKFEIGASIGVACFPEHGTKVDELFKRADIAMYHAKKLRLGYQVFDQTLNSKSALWVKLRGQLNSALMQNQFILYYQTKVSLPKGTVVGVEALVRSEHPEEGLLAPGVFIDIIEQSTVIHEFTRYVLKQAIMQCRLWLNEGIRISVAVNLSPYNLRDQAFIPFLKEQLNFYQVPPDLIEIELTESGTMFDLKVAQRVFPELRAVGVKLSIDDFGTGMSSLAYVKKLDVNYIKIDRSFVANITSDYRDEAVIKSMLLLCADLNKEVIAEGVETVEQAEKLYELGCQFAQGYYFGKPMEPIFITQLLKNRTSDQIVNGISPLMLKTVK; this comes from the coding sequence ATGGACACTAAAGGGCCTATCGAATCAGACTCCAGTTTACGCCGACGTTTAATTTTTGGATCTGTGGGTTTAGCGGTTGCTGTATCCGCTATCTTTATCTCGGTTGCATACAAATTAGCTGTTGATTTAGGTGAATCGGTCGAACTTGAAAACACCAATAAACTGGCTACTCAGCTGATTCAACAAATGTCGATCATTTATTCGCAGCCTAATGAAGATTTAACTGCAAGTGAGAAACTTAAAACCAATCACATATTTAAAACCTTAGATCCAGAACTTGTCGGAATTGATATATGGTTTGGTGAACGTAAGGTTAATGTCAGAAATAATCTACAATGGCCTTATCCTATTGATATTTCTATGGCGATTGATAATGAAATTGAAAGTAGTGGTTTTATAGAGAAGCATGAAGAACGTTTTGTTTGGATATACAAATCAGACCCTGATAGTGGCTTTGCAGTGCTGTTGCTTCGAAGAATTAGCACCTTAAATAAAGCTTTAGAATATGTTGCCAATAGACTTTCTATCACAGCATTTTTAACGTTTTGGCTGGCCGTGTGGGCTGCACTGGTTATTTCTGCGTTAATTACTAATCGTTTTGAAAAAAATAATCAAAAATTGGCTTATATGGCTAATCATGATGACTTAACTAAATTGCCTAACCGATACTATCTGGCATCTGTGTTAAGGGCTTTTTTGAATAAAGTGAAAACTTCTACAGACACGGTCGAACAAAGAAAAGGCACATTGTTATTAATTGATCTCGATAAATTTAAAGAGGTTAATGACACTATGGGGCATGCTGCAGGCGATGAGTTGCTTATTTCTATCGCTGACAGATTGTCAGAAATCGCCGGAACTAAGGGCAAAGTAGTCAGGTATGGGGGAGATGAATTTGTTATTTGGTATGAAGGTATTGATAGTGTAGCGGCAGAAATTTTAGCTCAAGAAATCGTCTCCGCCTGTCGTCAACCCTTATTAGTTAATAATAATAAGTTTGAAATAGGTGCTAGTATCGGAGTGGCTTGTTTTCCTGAACACGGGACTAAAGTTGATGAGTTGTTTAAGCGAGCTGACATAGCTATGTATCATGCTAAAAAATTGAGGTTGGGTTATCAAGTATTCGACCAGACACTCAATTCTAAATCAGCGCTTTGGGTTAAATTACGAGGGCAATTAAATAGTGCCCTAATGCAAAACCAGTTTATTTTGTATTACCAAACAAAAGTTAGTTTACCAAAAGGAACGGTTGTTGGTGTTGAGGCATTGGTGAGATCGGAGCATCCAGAAGAAGGTTTACTCGCTCCAGGGGTATTTATCGATATCATTGAACAAAGTACAGTGATCCACGAGTTTACTCGTTATGTTCTGAAACAGGCCATTATGCAGTGTCGTTTATGGTTGAATGAAGGCATCCGAATCAGTGTGGCAGTAAACTTGTCTCCTTATAACCTTAGAGATCAAGCATTTATTCCATTTCTAAAAGAGCAGCTAAACTTTTATCAAGTACCTCCTGATTTAATTGAGATTGAACTCACAGAAAGTGGAACTATGTTCGATTTAAAAGTCGCTCAGCGAGTTTTCCCAGAGCTACGTGCTGTGGGGGTTAAATTGTCAATCGATGATTTTGGTACAGGTATGAGTTCGTTAGCTTACGTGAAAAAGTTAGATGTGAATTATATTAAAATCGATCGCTCATTTGTTGCCAATATAACCAGTGATTACCGTGACGAAGCGGTTATTAAAAGTATGTTATTACTGTGTGCTGATTTAAATAAAGAAGTGATTGCCGAAGGTGTAGAAACTGTTGAGCAAGCAGAAAAATTATACGAATTAGGCTGCCAATTTGCACAAGGTTATTATTTTGGTAAACCAATGGAGCCTATTTTCATCACCCAATTACTGAAAAATAGAACATCTGATCAGATAGTCAACGGAATTTCTCCTTTGATGCTTAAAACAGTCAAATAA
- the dapF gene encoding diaminopimelate epimerase — protein sequence MKFTKYHALGNDYIVVDPKDLDQQITESEIKTICDRHYGIGSDGVLYGPEKSSNSDFKLRIFNPDGSEAEKSGNGLRIFSRYLWDCQLVSHQAFTIETKGGQVKATVHEQGKSVTVDMGKVRYTHGEDHSLAIQKESIQVADKTFEGYRASVGNPHFVIPVEQLSAKLAYEFGSVIENDSRFENRTNVQFLKVIDRNTIQIEIWERGAGYTLASGSSSTASAGVAFGLGLCDANISVNMPGGEIKISLDEQLFATMQGAVCKIGEGELALEALL from the coding sequence ATGAAATTTACTAAATATCATGCCTTGGGTAACGACTATATTGTGGTCGATCCAAAAGACTTAGATCAGCAAATTACCGAATCCGAAATCAAAACAATCTGTGATCGCCATTATGGGATTGGTTCAGACGGCGTGTTGTACGGGCCTGAAAAAAGCAGCAATAGTGATTTTAAATTACGTATTTTTAATCCTGATGGTAGTGAAGCTGAAAAAAGCGGGAATGGCTTGCGTATATTTTCTCGATATTTATGGGACTGCCAGTTGGTATCTCATCAAGCATTTACCATAGAAACCAAAGGTGGTCAGGTGAAAGCAACCGTACATGAGCAAGGAAAAAGTGTCACTGTGGATATGGGCAAAGTTAGATATACCCATGGTGAAGATCACTCGTTAGCGATACAAAAAGAATCCATTCAAGTTGCTGATAAAACATTTGAAGGCTACAGAGCAAGTGTAGGCAACCCTCATTTTGTGATCCCTGTAGAACAACTCAGTGCAAAATTGGCTTATGAATTTGGTTCTGTTATCGAAAACGATAGTCGTTTTGAAAATCGTACCAATGTACAGTTTTTAAAAGTCATTGATCGAAATACCATTCAAATAGAAATTTGGGAGCGTGGTGCAGGTTATACTTTGGCTTCAGGCAGCAGTAGTACAGCGTCAGCAGGTGTGGCTTTTGGTTTAGGTCTGTGTGATGCAAATATTTCTGTGAACATGCCAGGAGGGGAAATAAAAATCAGTTTAGATGAGCAGTTATTCGCCACTATGCAAGGGGCCGTTTGTAAAATAGGCGAGGGAGAACTCGCGTTAGAGGCATTGCTCTAA
- a CDS encoding 5-formyltetrahydrofolate cyclo-ligase: protein MINSIPKNHRQELRQFYRQQRKQLTAEKQQSAAQMCLQVFLQNIDLTHIKTVAYYLANDGELDPQAMIQFCWQHNIQVLLPVLDPKRKGHLVFVNYQASSPMQTNIYGIAEPIASEQNIVELADIDLIFTPLVAFDIKGNRLGMGGGYYDRTLAPIRQKQLKTQLIGLAHDCQKSEKLPIDGWDIPLNAITTPTQFFKIA from the coding sequence ATGATAAATTCTATCCCCAAAAACCATCGTCAGGAATTACGCCAATTTTATCGTCAACAGCGGAAACAACTGACAGCTGAGAAACAACAATCAGCAGCCCAAATGTGTTTACAAGTTTTTTTGCAAAATATTGATTTAACACATATTAAAACTGTCGCCTATTATTTGGCCAACGATGGTGAACTCGATCCTCAAGCAATGATTCAGTTTTGTTGGCAGCACAATATTCAAGTATTACTACCAGTGTTAGATCCCAAGCGAAAGGGTCACTTAGTCTTTGTCAATTATCAAGCCAGCAGCCCTATGCAAACCAATATCTATGGTATCGCCGAACCTATTGCCAGCGAACAGAATATTGTTGAACTTGCCGATATAGACTTGATTTTCACCCCATTAGTTGCCTTTGATATAAAAGGAAACCGATTAGGAATGGGCGGCGGATATTATGATCGAACACTGGCGCCCATTCGGCAGAAGCAGCTGAAAACACAATTAATCGGTTTAGCTCACGATTGCCAAAAAAGTGAAAAACTGCCCATAGATGGTTGGGATATCCCACTCAATGCCATCACCACACCCACACAATTTTTTAAGATTGCTTGA
- a CDS encoding ribokinase has protein sequence MAIINFGSINIDHVYQVEHFVQPGETIASTDYQQLLGGKGANQSIALARAGAEVFHVGKINENDSAFKQVLIRDGINCKYVECTATASGHAIIQVTPTAENAIVLFGGANQEITTKDVMSALDNAKPADWVLTQNETSSVDQVLKQAKEKGLKVAFNPAPMSDSVKNLPHDCIDLLIVNEVEAEEISGQQDLDKMEAYFRKNWPEAEILITMGKAGVRMVKKTETINVSSFLVEAVDTTAAGDTFIGYFLSAYSSHSDSKKALIKACAASALAVMKEGAAQSIPTNEAVNRFLAKHS, from the coding sequence ATGGCCATTATTAATTTTGGTTCAATTAATATCGATCACGTATACCAAGTTGAACATTTTGTGCAACCCGGAGAAACTATTGCTTCTACAGATTACCAGCAACTCTTAGGTGGTAAAGGCGCCAATCAGTCGATTGCTTTGGCTCGAGCTGGCGCAGAAGTATTTCATGTCGGTAAAATCAATGAAAACGATTCAGCCTTTAAACAAGTGTTGATCCGTGACGGTATTAACTGCAAATATGTTGAATGTACTGCAACAGCTTCTGGTCATGCCATTATTCAAGTTACCCCTACCGCAGAAAATGCCATTGTCTTATTTGGTGGTGCAAACCAAGAAATAACCACTAAAGATGTCATGTCTGCATTAGACAATGCTAAACCAGCAGATTGGGTATTAACTCAAAATGAGACCAGCTCTGTAGACCAAGTATTAAAGCAAGCCAAAGAAAAAGGCTTAAAAGTCGCTTTTAATCCAGCTCCCATGTCTGATTCAGTGAAAAACCTTCCCCATGACTGTATTGATTTATTAATTGTCAACGAGGTTGAAGCTGAAGAAATTTCAGGACAGCAAGACTTAGATAAAATGGAAGCATATTTCCGTAAAAATTGGCCTGAAGCCGAAATTTTGATCACTATGGGGAAAGCCGGTGTCCGTATGGTGAAAAAAACAGAAACCATTAATGTCTCTTCATTTCTAGTAGAAGCGGTAGACACGACAGCTGCCGGTGATACTTTTATAGGTTATTTTTTATCAGCCTATAGTTCGCACAGTGATTCTAAAAAGGCTTTAATAAAAGCCTGTGCAGCGTCAGCATTAGCAGTAATGAAAGAAGGCGCTGCCCAATCTATTCCAACCAATGAAGCGGTAAATCGTTTTCTTGCCAAACATAGTTAA
- a CDS encoding YqgE/AlgH family protein has translation MHSLQNYLLIASPSMDDPYFARTVVYICEHNEQGTMGLVINQPVGMNLKELVAQADENAEVLDDKAENIVLAGGPVSQDRGFILHTTQEGWTSSLAMTSEIMVTTSKDILSCLGNDSSPEKSLVILGYSGWSAGQLEEEIQSNSWLMVEADSEVLFDVPIHKKWEAAVHMLGIDVWQIAPDVGHA, from the coding sequence ATGCACAGTCTGCAGAATTATTTACTAATCGCTTCTCCGAGTATGGATGATCCATATTTCGCCAGAACAGTGGTCTATATTTGTGAGCACAATGAACAAGGTACTATGGGCTTAGTGATTAACCAACCTGTAGGCATGAACTTGAAGGAACTTGTGGCTCAAGCTGACGAAAATGCCGAAGTGTTAGATGACAAAGCTGAAAACATTGTATTAGCAGGCGGCCCTGTGAGCCAAGATAGAGGATTTATTTTGCATACTACCCAAGAAGGTTGGACTTCAAGTTTAGCCATGACGTCTGAAATTATGGTGACTACTTCGAAAGACATATTATCTTGTTTGGGTAATGATTCCTCACCAGAAAAATCCTTAGTTATATTGGGGTATTCAGGTTGGTCAGCTGGGCAATTAGAAGAAGAAATTCAAAGTAACTCTTGGCTGATGGTTGAAGCAGATAGTGAAGTATTGTTCGACGTGCCAATCCATAAAAAATGGGAGGCTGCGGTACATATGTTGGGGATAGATGTATGGCAAATCGCGCCAGATGTAGGCCACGCTTAA
- a CDS encoding nucleoside hydrolase, producing MTHKIIIDTDPGIDDAMAIFFAFQRPELEVLGLTTVYGNVPVEMAAKNAITLCALAEKDIPVCKGVARPWVGPESNYAHFVHGDDGFGNINFPAAKGELDPRSSAQFIVDMARKHPGEVTIVAIGPLGNLALALRLEPELPKLVKAVSIMGGAAFVPGNVTPVAEANIWNDAYAAEIVFAADWELNMFGLDVTNSCPFSPEFLQTLQQVNPKLGGFVHDAAQFYVEFYSQNREEDVCFFHDAMPLAHILEPSLFELQKGHARVSTDPLNIGQTSIALPNTTTSPDWLNAQQINVATKVNNEKLTQFYIDSYKL from the coding sequence ATGACACATAAAATTATTATCGACACTGATCCTGGCATTGATGACGCTATGGCGATATTTTTTGCCTTTCAAAGACCAGAACTAGAAGTGTTAGGTCTAACTACAGTTTATGGCAATGTGCCAGTTGAAATGGCAGCGAAAAATGCAATAACACTGTGCGCTCTAGCTGAAAAAGATATTCCTGTCTGTAAAGGTGTGGCACGCCCATGGGTGGGTCCTGAATCTAACTACGCTCACTTTGTGCATGGTGACGATGGCTTTGGCAATATCAATTTTCCCGCCGCTAAGGGGGAACTAGATCCCCGTAGTTCCGCACAATTTATTGTCGATATGGCGAGAAAACACCCAGGTGAAGTGACCATAGTCGCCATTGGACCACTAGGTAATTTAGCTTTAGCCCTAAGATTAGAGCCTGAATTGCCTAAATTAGTGAAAGCCGTTTCGATTATGGGCGGTGCGGCTTTTGTACCTGGTAATGTGACTCCCGTTGCCGAAGCAAACATTTGGAATGATGCTTACGCGGCTGAAATAGTATTTGCTGCCGATTGGGAGTTAAATATGTTTGGTCTTGATGTGACTAACTCTTGCCCATTCTCTCCTGAATTTTTGCAGACTCTGCAACAAGTTAATCCTAAATTAGGTGGTTTTGTGCATGATGCAGCCCAGTTTTATGTAGAGTTCTATTCACAAAATCGAGAAGAAGATGTGTGTTTCTTCCACGATGCTATGCCTCTTGCCCATATATTAGAGCCAAGCTTATTTGAACTTCAAAAAGGCCATGCAAGAGTATCAACCGATCCACTCAATATAGGTCAAACATCTATAGCCTTACCTAATACAACTACCAGCCCAGATTGGTTAAACGCTCAACAAATCAATGTGGCGACTAAAGTCAATAATGAAAAGTTAACTCAATTTTATATCGATTCTTATAAATTGTAA
- the ruvX gene encoding Holliday junction resolvase RuvX: MTKQGQRTVLAFDFGTKSIGVAVGQEITGTASPLDAIKAVDGIPNWDIVAKLFAEWTPQLAVVGLPLNMDGTNQQVTFSAKKFANRLNAKYKVSVETCDERLTTVDAKARLFELGGYKKLDKQKVDSVSACLIFESWAEKQY; encoded by the coding sequence ATGACTAAACAAGGACAACGCACTGTATTAGCCTTTGATTTTGGCACCAAAAGTATTGGTGTGGCGGTAGGCCAAGAAATTACCGGCACCGCTTCACCATTAGATGCCATTAAAGCCGTAGACGGTATTCCTAATTGGGATATTGTGGCCAAACTGTTTGCCGAGTGGACACCACAATTGGCCGTGGTAGGCTTGCCTTTGAACATGGATGGCACTAATCAACAAGTGACATTTTCGGCGAAAAAATTTGCTAATCGTCTTAATGCAAAATATAAAGTGTCAGTAGAAACCTGTGATGAACGTTTAACTACGGTAGACGCAAAAGCTCGCTTATTTGAGCTAGGCGGTTACAAAAAACTGGATAAACAAAAAGTCGATAGCGTATCAGCCTGCTTAATTTTTGAAAGTTGGGCAGAAAAGCAATATTGA
- the adk gene encoding adenylate kinase → MRIILLGAPGAGKGTQAQFLMGKYGIPQISTGDMLRAAIKAGTDLGLAAKRVMDEGKLVSDELIIGLVKERITQEDCANGFLLDGFPRTIPQADAMKEADIKVDHVVEIDVADEVIVERMSGRRVHSGSGRVYHLKYNPPKVEGKDDETGEDLSIRPDDQEETVRKRLGIYHDQTKPLVAYYTAAAKAGNCAYHKLDGTQAVETVSGQLAALLG, encoded by the coding sequence ATGCGCATTATCCTTTTAGGAGCTCCTGGTGCAGGTAAAGGTACCCAAGCCCAATTTTTAATGGGTAAATATGGTATCCCACAAATTTCTACCGGAGATATGCTAAGAGCAGCGATTAAAGCAGGAACAGATCTAGGTCTGGCTGCCAAACGCGTAATGGATGAAGGCAAGCTCGTATCTGACGAGTTGATAATTGGCCTTGTTAAAGAACGTATTACACAAGAAGATTGTGCTAATGGTTTTTTACTGGATGGTTTCCCTCGCACTATTCCACAAGCAGATGCGATGAAAGAAGCCGATATTAAAGTTGATCATGTTGTAGAGATCGACGTGGCAGATGAAGTGATCGTTGAACGTATGAGTGGACGTCGTGTTCACTCAGGCTCTGGTCGTGTTTACCATTTAAAATATAATCCACCTAAGGTGGAAGGTAAAGATGATGAAACTGGTGAAGATTTATCTATTCGCCCAGACGATCAAGAAGAAACTGTTCGTAAGCGTTTAGGTATCTACCATGATCAAACTAAACCTTTAGTTGCTTATTACACTGCAGCTGCAAAAGCCGGTAACTGTGCTTATCATAAATTGGATGGTACACAAGCCGTTGAAACAGTTAGCGGGCAATTGGCTGCTTTGTTAGGTTAG
- the rpiA gene encoding ribose-5-phosphate isomerase RpiA yields the protein MTQDDKKKAAAEAAIKYIERDSIVGVGTGSTVVHFINALANIKNDIAGAVSSSEDSSKRLKALGIEVFDLNSVNNLDVYVDGADEITQHKHMIKGGGAALTREKIIAAVAKQFICIIDDSKQVPMLGSFPLPVEVIPMARSYVAREILKLGGDPVYRQGVTTDNGNVILDVHNLTILNPVELEEQLNAIVGVVTNGLFAHRGADIVLVGTEQGVNTIN from the coding sequence ATGACTCAAGACGATAAGAAAAAAGCAGCTGCCGAAGCAGCAATCAAATATATAGAGCGTGATTCAATTGTAGGTGTAGGCACAGGCTCCACTGTTGTACATTTTATCAATGCTTTGGCTAACATCAAAAACGATATAGCGGGGGCGGTATCTAGCTCAGAAGATTCCAGCAAACGACTAAAGGCCTTAGGCATAGAAGTATTTGATTTAAATTCAGTGAATAATCTGGATGTTTATGTCGATGGGGCTGACGAAATCACGCAACATAAACACATGATAAAAGGTGGTGGTGCCGCTCTTACCCGAGAAAAAATCATTGCTGCTGTAGCCAAACAATTCATTTGTATTATTGATGACAGCAAACAAGTACCTATGTTGGGAAGTTTCCCACTGCCAGTAGAAGTGATCCCTATGGCCCGCTCTTACGTGGCCAGAGAAATCCTTAAATTAGGCGGAGATCCAGTCTACCGTCAAGGTGTCACCACAGATAATGGTAATGTTATATTAGATGTACATAACTTAACCATACTTAACCCTGTTGAGCTTGAAGAGCAACTTAATGCTATTGTCGGGGTCGTGACCAACGGACTATTCGCCCATCGTGGTGCAGATATTGTTTTGGTGGGAACAGAACAAGGTGTGAATACCATTAATTAA
- a CDS encoding DUF6435 family protein translates to MFGLFNSNPTKKLRKLYDSKSTQAMLAQRKGDIKSYSLLTAEAETIWKEIEQLEANKK, encoded by the coding sequence ATGTTTGGTCTGTTTAATTCAAACCCCACTAAAAAATTACGAAAACTATATGACAGTAAATCAACCCAGGCTATGCTAGCTCAGCGCAAAGGCGATATTAAGAGTTATTCATTGTTAACCGCTGAAGCGGAAACAATTTGGAAAGAAATAGAACAACTTGAAGCCAATAAAAAATAA
- a CDS encoding Hsp20 family protein produces MRNIDLSPLYRSFIGFDHLASMIDTASRNEKQSSYPPYNIELLAEDKYRITMAVAGFSKEEVNIEVHENTLQVVGTKPAKEGENEERKFLHKGISERSFERKFQLGDHVKVLAADLEHGLLHVDLERVVPESKKPRKIEIGSKLIENNE; encoded by the coding sequence ATGCGTAACATCGATCTATCTCCACTTTACCGTTCATTCATTGGTTTTGATCACTTAGCTTCAATGATCGACACGGCTTCAAGAAACGAAAAACAATCATCTTACCCTCCATACAACATAGAGTTACTTGCCGAAGATAAGTATCGTATAACTATGGCTGTAGCGGGTTTTTCCAAAGAAGAAGTCAATATTGAAGTTCATGAAAACACCCTACAAGTAGTAGGTACTAAACCTGCTAAAGAGGGTGAAAATGAAGAACGGAAATTTTTACATAAAGGTATATCAGAGCGAAGCTTTGAACGTAAATTCCAATTAGGTGACCACGTTAAAGTATTAGCTGCTGACTTAGAACATGGTTTATTACACGTCGATTTGGAGCGTGTGGTGCCAGAGTCGAAAAAGCCTAGAAAAATAGAGATTGGTAGTAAACTTATCGAAAATAACGAATAA
- a CDS encoding DUF2892 domain-containing protein has protein sequence MAIIGDIFLQAFILIFSVMNLISTTIGWCPVYKLANINTCKKDFT, from the coding sequence TTGGCAATAATAGGAGATATTTTCCTGCAAGCCTTTATTCTCATTTTTTCTGTTATGAACTTAATATCTACAACAATAGGTTGGTGTCCAGTATATAAACTCGCCAATATCAATACCTGCAAGAAAGACTTCACCTAG